Genomic segment of Ralstonia pickettii:
CGAATCGGGTTCGGGCAAGTCGGTGACGTCGCTGGCGCTGATGCGGCTGGTGGAACACGGCGGCGGCAAGATCATCGGCGGGCAGATGCATCTGCGCCGCCGCAACGGCGAGGTGCTGGACTTGGCCAACGCCAGCCCAGCCGCCATGCGCGGCGTGCGCGGTGCCGACATCGCGATGATCTTTCAGGAGCCGATGACCTCGCTCAACCCGGTGTTCACCGTGGGCGAACAGATTGCCGAATCGATCCGCCTGCACCAGGGCAAGTCCGCCAGCGAAGCCAAGGCCGAGGCGCTGCGCATGCTCGAGCTGGTGCGCATTCCGGAAGCGCGCAATGTGCTGGGGCGCTATCCGCACCAACTGTCGGGCGGCATGCGCCAGCGCGTGATGATTGCGATGGCGCTGTCCTGCAAACCGTCGTTGCTGATTGCGGATGAGCCGACTACCGCGCTGGACGTGACCATCCAGGCCGAAATCCTGCAACTGATCCGCGCGCTGCAGCAGGAGCTGCACATGGCCGTGGTGTTCATCACGCACGACATGGGCGTGGTGGCGGAAGTGGCCGACCGCGTGCTCGTGATGTACAAGGGCGATCGCGTGGAAGAGGGCCCGTCGGCCACGGTGTTTGCACAGCCGGCGCATCCGTATACGCGTGCGCTGCTGTCGGCGGTGCCGCGCCTGGGCTCGATGCAGGGCACCGATGGGCCGGCCCGCTTTCCTCTGTTGCGGGTGGACGGCACGGCCGCCGCGGTCGATACGACACCGCAGCCGGCGGCGTCGCACGATGTGCAACCCATTTTGCGTGTGCGTGATCTCGTCACGCGCTTTGACGTGCCCACGGGCATCTTCGGCCGCGTCACGCGCCGGGTGCATGCGGTGGAGCAGGTCAGTTTTGATCTCTACCCTGGTGAGACGCTGGCGCTGGTCGGCGAATCGGGCTGCGGCAAGTCGACGACGGGACGGTCGCTCTTGCGCCTGGTGGACAGCCAGAGCGGCAGCATCGAATTTGCCGGCCAGAACATCGGCGAGCTGAAGGGGCCTGCGCTCCAGACGCTGCGCCGAAACATCCAGTTCATCTTCCAGGACCCATTCGCCTCGCTGGACCCGCGCGTGCCGGTCGGCTACTCCATCATGGAGCCGCTGCTGGTGCACAAGGTGGCTTCCGGCAAAGAGGCGCAGCAACGTGTGGAATGGCTGCTCGACAAGGTGGGCCTGCAGGCCGCGCATGCGTCGCGC
This window contains:
- a CDS encoding dipeptide ABC transporter ATP-binding protein is translated as MPDQRVVQVQDLSVRFATSERVVDAVRNLSFHVDRGETLAVVGESGSGKSVTSLALMRLVEHGGGKIIGGQMHLRRRNGEVLDLANASPAAMRGVRGADIAMIFQEPMTSLNPVFTVGEQIAESIRLHQGKSASEAKAEALRMLELVRIPEARNVLGRYPHQLSGGMRQRVMIAMALSCKPSLLIADEPTTALDVTIQAEILQLIRALQQELHMAVVFITHDMGVVAEVADRVLVMYKGDRVEEGPSATVFAQPAHPYTRALLSAVPRLGSMQGTDGPARFPLLRVDGTAAAVDTTPQPAASHDVQPILRVRDLVTRFDVPTGIFGRVTRRVHAVEQVSFDLYPGETLALVGESGCGKSTTGRSLLRLVDSQSGSIEFAGQNIGELKGPALQTLRRNIQFIFQDPFASLDPRVPVGYSIMEPLLVHKVASGKEAQQRVEWLLDKVGLQAAHASRYPHEFSGGQRQRICIARALALNPKVVIADESVSALDVSIQAQIVNLMLDLQKEFGVAFLFISHDMAVVERISHRVAVMYLGQIVEIGPRRAIFENPQHPYTKKLMSAVPIADPARRHLKRELSTHEIPSPIRAVGDLPVVQPLVQVAPDHFVARHSIGGAY